The sequence CAGCGCGTCGCCCAGCTTGTAGAAGCCTTCCTCGTCAAAGGCCTCTTCAGTCAGCTTGTCGTCACGCCAGTAACCCGGGGTCACGTTCGGGCCCTTCACCCGCGCCTCGAGCTTGCCTTCGTTCGGGACGAGCTTGAGCACAATGCCCTTGGCGGGCACACCGATGTTGCCGGGGTTTGCCTGCGGTTCGGTCTGAAACAGCGCGAAGGGTGCGGTTTCCGTGGCGCCGAGCCCGGTGGCGAGAAGAATCTCCTCGCCGGTCGCACGCACCGAGGCCTCTTTCAGCTCGTCCCATGTGTGCTGCCCCATGGCGGCACCGGCGTAATACATGATCTTCATCTTCTCGAAGAAGGTCTTGCCGAAGTCGGGGTCCTTTTCCATTTCGGCCATGATCATTTCGAACCCGGCGGGCACGTTCCAATACCAATTGGTCTGAACCTCGCGCAGGTTGCGGATCGTCTCGCCGATCATCGCCTTGGTGGGCCGCCCTGCATCGAGGTGCAAGGTGCCCCCGTTCCAGATCGCGAAGTTGAAGATCAGGTTGCCGGCCGCGACGTGGTTCCACGGCGCCCAGTCGAGGATGATCGGCGGCTCGTCACGCGCGAAGGCATAGCAATCGGTGACCTGCTCCATATTGGTGGCGAGCATCCCGTGGGTCTGGATCACCGCCTTTGGATTGCCGGTGGTGCCCGAGGTGAACATGAACTTGGCCACGTGATCCGGCGTGACCTGCGCATTGGCGTGGTCCACGGCGTCAGTCACCGGGGTGCGGACGACGCTGGCGAAGGTCAGCTCCCAATTTTTCGCGGCGATGACGGTGTTCTCGGGGAACACAGCGGACAGCGCTGGCAGGAATGGCTCGGCGTCATCGACATAGACCGCGCCCGGCGTGATCTGATCGCGCACGCCCTTGAGCTTGCCGTAGCCTTCGGAAATCAGGGAGTAGGCCGGGGCGATGGCGGCGCTCGCAATGCCGACATACTGGGCACTCAGCGCCATCAGCGCATGTTCGATGGAGTTTTCGGACAGAATCACCAACGGCCGATCCACGGAAAGTCCGAGATCCAGCAGGAATTGCCCGATGGAACGGACCTTTTCGCGCATCTCACCGTAGGTCACGCGATGCCACTCCGTCTCGCCGACCTCGCGCGATGCCATCCACACACGATCCGGGTCGACACTGGCCCAATGGTCGATTCGGTCGCTGATCTTTTCCGGATGCGGCGCCAGAGGGTCGTTCTGCCAGACGAGCATGCTGCCATCCTCGCGCTCGTCCCAATGCACATCGGCTTTCCACAGCGCCACAGGGCGCAGATTCGCGTTCGTCATATGATCCTCCCACGGGCGTTCCGGATGGCGCCCCTTCACGGTTCCTCGACGCCATTCAGAATTTAGTTTACGCGGAAACTAAATACATGGATAGTGGTTTCAACGACTCGTCAGACCATCGACCAGTCGGATGGGAGGATAGCTTTGGAATTGACGTACCTGACTTACGAAGTCCGGGGCGACGTCGCGATCTTGGGTCTCAACCGGCCCGAGAAACGCAACGCCATCTCCGATGCATTCGTGGAGGAACTGGCCACGCTCGTGCGCCGCGCGGAAGGCGAGGCGAAGGCGGCTGTGATCCATGGACACGGGCCGCATTTCTGTGCGGGCCTCGATCTTGCCGAACATGTCAAGAAGACGCCTTTCGAGGGCGTGCATGGCTCGCGTCGCTGGCACGAGGTTTTCGGCTGGATCCAGAAAGGCAAGCTGCCCTGGTTCGCGGCGCTGCACGGCGCGGTCGTCGGCGGCGGGCTGGAACTGGCCTCCTCCGTCCACGTGCGCGTGGCGGACAGCACCGCCTTCTTCGCGCTCCCCGAGGGCCAGCGTGGCATCTTTGTCGGCGGCGGCGCCTCGGTGCGATCCGCCCGCCTGATGGGTCTGGCGCGGATGACCGACATGATGCTCACGGGCCGGTCGGTGGACGTGGACACGGCCGAGCGCTGGAACCTCGTGCAGTATGTGGTGAAGGAAGGTCAGGCGCTCGAGAAGGCCGTCGCCCTCGCCGCCCATGCCGCGACCAACGCCGAAATCTCGAACTACGCAATCATCAACGCTCTGCCCCGCATTCAAGACATGGGCAGCGACGATGGCCTCTTCGTGGAAAGCTTCATCGCCTCTTTCACCGCCACCAGCCCGGAGGCGGAGGAACGGCTGAAGGCCTTCCTCACGAAAAAGGCCGGCAAGGTGACCAACCCGAACGCATGAAGCCGGAAGCGATCATAGAGCAGGCGGACGACGAGACCGTCGAATTGGGCGACATCACGAAGTCGCCCGGCTTCCTGCTGCGGATCGCGCAGGTGAAAGCATTCGAGAGCTTCTTCGAGCAGGTCAGCGGGCTCGGCATCAAGCCCGGCGAGTTTACCGTGCTCTGGGTGATCTCGCTGAATCCCGGGTTGAAACAGGGCACCATCGCCCGCACGCTGCACATCAAGCCCGCGCATATGACCAAGCTCGTATCGCGGCTGGCGGCGGAAAAACTGCTCGAACGGACGACGGATGCCACGGATCGCCGCGCGGTGCGCCTCGCCCTGACGGACAAAGGCGAAGATTTCGTTGCGCGAAACCGGAGCAAGTTCCTCGACACGGACCTTGCCCAGCGCGTCGCCCTGACCGCAGAAGAGGCAGAGACGCTGAACGCGCTCCTTAGAAAATTCACTGGACTGGACTGATATGCCCCTCAATGTAGACGACCTGATCGCCATCGACATCCACACCCACGCGGAAGAGCCCTGCAACCATTCGCGCGACGACGGATACAACGAATTCCAGCAGGGCATGGCGAAGTACTTCGGCAACCCCGCCGGGGCCGAGGGAATGCTGCCGACGGTGCAGCAGACCGCCGAGTATTTCCGTGAGCGCAAGATCGGTGCCGTGATCTTCCCTGTCGATGCCGAACGCGAGACCGGTTTCCACCGCTATTCGAACGAAGAAGTGGCCGAGCTTTGCGCCGCGAACGACGACATCCTCATTCCCTTCGCCTCGATCGACCCCTGGAAGGGCAAGATGGCCGCCCGAGAGGCGCGCCGCCTGATCCGCGATTTCGGCGTGCGCGGGTTCAAGTTTCACCCGACCATGCAGGGCTTCTGGCCCAACGACCGGATGGCCTATCCGTTCTATGAAGTGCTCGAGGAAGAAGGCGCGATCACGCTGTTCCACACCGGGCAAACGGGCGTCGGTTCGGGGATGCCCGGCGGTATGGGGATGCGGCTCAAGTATTCGCACCCGATGTCCATCGACGACGTGGCCGTGGATTTCCCGGATCTCAAGATCATCATGGCGCACCCCTCCTTCCCCTGGCAGGAAGAGGCGCTTGCCGTGGCCCAGCACAAGCCCAACGTCTACATCGACCTGTCGGGCTGGTCGCCGAAGTATTTCCCCGAGATCCTCGTGAAATACGCGAACTCGATGCTGAAGAAGAAAATGCTGTTCGGCTCCGACTGGCCCGCGATCACGCCGGACCGTTGGCTGGCCGACTTCGAAAAGGCACCATTCAAGGATGAGGTGCGTCCTCTCATCCTCAAGGAAAACGCGAAGCGTCTTCTGAACCTCTAGGACGTGACAAGGGAGGAGAACCCATGAAACTGTGGAAAGTCACCGGCGCGGCCACCGCTGTCGCGCTCACCATGGCAGGCGCAGCGGTTGCGCAAAGCTTCATCGCCGCGCCCGCCGCTCCACCGGTCCACCCGGCGGCCTATATGTACGACAAGTTCGTCGGCTTCCTCGACGAGGAATCGGGCGGCACGATGTCGGCCAACGTGGTCGGCCCTGAGGTCGTCTCGCTGCCGCAGATGAAGGACGCGCTTCAGACCGGCCTCGCCAGCGTCGGCAACTCGCTGCCCCTCTACTTCGCCGCCGACTTCCCGCAGACGGGCGTGGCCGGTGACCTCGCGCTCGCGGGCCGCAACCCGCATGCCATGGGCTGGGCGATGACCGAATTCGTTGTCAACTGCGCCCCCTGTCAGGAAGAATACAAAGCCTTCGGCGGCGTGTTCCTCGGCTCGGGTTCGTCGGACCCCTACGTGCTCATGACCACCAAACCGGTGACGACCATCGACGACCTCAAGGGTCTGCGACTTCGCTCGGGCGGTGCGCCCTACTCGCGTTGGGCCGAAAACTTCGGCGCGACCCCGGTGAACCTTCCGGTGGGCGAGACCTTCGAAGCGATGAGCCAGGGCACCATCGACGGCTCCATGGCCTCGATCGCCGACATGCTGTCCTATCGTCTCGTGGACGTGGCGAAACACGTCCTGCGCGTCCCGCTGGGCACCTATCACGTCACGTCGAACTTCACCGTGGCCGCCGATGCCTGGGCCGACATGACGACCGAACAGCGCGTTCAATTCGCCAAGGCTGCCAACCGGGGCGACCCGCAGCTGACCGACCGCTGGGCCGTTCAGATGCCGAACGAAGCGAACGAAGCCGTCGCCGCCGCCGGGATCGACGACCAGGAACCCTCCGCCGAGTTCCTCGCTGCCTCGGAAGAGTTCGCTGCCGCCGACGTCCAGTCGCGCGTGGATTCGAACCCGCTCGCAGCCGACTTCGCCGCGCTCGTGACCAAGTGGGAAGGCATCGTGGACGAGGTCGGCACCGACCCCGAAGCGCTCGCCGCCCGTGCCTGGGACGAGATCTGGTCGAAAGTCGATTTCGAGACCTACGGCATGTAATCGACATCGGTCCGGTCCCTTTTCGGGGCCGGACCGAACCATTTCGGGTGACTGGGGCAATGACTTCACTGATCGTGTTCGTGCAACGCATCGCACGGATCATGGGATACATCGGCGCGCTCGCCGTCATCGCGATGATGTTGCACATCTCGCTCGACGTGCTCCTGCGCAACCTCTTCCGCTACTCGATGAACACCGTCCCCGAGATCGTGGCACGTTACTACATGACCGCGGTGGCGTTCCTGCCCCTGGGCTGGCTCGAGTTCCGCCGGCAGATGATCTCGGTCGAGGTGATCGAATTCGCCCTCACGCCGCGCCTGCGCCGCTTCTCCGATGCGAGCGTCATGGCAATCGCCGCCGTGATCTATGGCTACCTCGCCTATACCAACTGGGACAAGGCGCTGTCCGAGACCCGCGTCGGCACGCTGGTCGAAATCGCGACCTACAAAATGCCGGTCTGGCATTCGTTCTATTTCGCCCCCGTCGGCTTCACCCTTGCAACCATCGTCTCCGTGCTGATGGCGCTGGGCTATCTTTTCAACACCACCGCCACTCAGATCCAAGAGGCCGAGAATGAGCATTGAAATCGGCTTCTATGCGGTCGGGATCCTTGCCCTTCTGCTGGTCCTGCGCGTGCCGGTGGCTCTTGCGCTGATCATGGTGAGCTTCGGCGGCATCTGGGCCATGATCGGCATTCGCCCGGCGCTGGGCATCCTCGAGAACACACCCTACAGCTTCGTCGCCTCCTGGACGATGAGCGCGGTGCCCATGTTCCTGCTCATGGGCTTCGTCGCCTATCACACGGGGCTCACGGCAGGGCTATTCGACGCGGCCAAGGTGTTCCTGGCACGGCTTCCCGGCGGGCTTGCGATTTCCTCGATCTTCGCCTGCTCGGGCTTCGCGGCTCTCTCCGGCAGCTCCATCGCGACCGCCGCCGCCATGGGCCGCATTGCCATCCCCGAGATGATCCGCGCGGGCTACAACCCCTCCATCGCGACCGGCTCAATCGCGGCCGGCGGTACCATCGGCGCGCTCATTCCACCCTCGATCCTCATGATCATCTACGGGATCATCGCGGAAACCTCGGTCACACAGGTCTTCATGGGCGGCATCTCCATCGGGATCGCCACCGCCATCGCCTATTCGCTCGTCGTGCTGATCATCAGCGTGACCCGCCCCGACATCATTCCACCGCGCGTCAAGGTCGATCCCGGTCAGGGGGCGAAGGTCTTCATCCAGCTCCTGCCGGTTCTCTTCCTGATCCTCGTCGTCTTCGGCGGGCTCTTCTCGGGCCTGTTCACCGCGACCGAAGCCGGGGCCATCGGCGCGCTCGGAACCTTCATCGTCGCGGGCCTGACCGGCAAGCTTACGCGCGTCGCCATCTCCCGTTCTCTCATCGAAACCGTGACGACGACCGGATCGCTCCTCATCATCGGCATCGGCGCGACGATGTTCACCCGCTTCCTGGGGCTCTCCGGTCTGCAAAGCTTCATCGCGAATACCGTGGCGGGGGCCGACATCGGCTATGTCCAGCTCATGATCATCATCGTGCTGATCTATCTGGTCCTCGGCATGTTCATGGAGCCCTTCGGCGCGATGCTGGTCACGCTTCCGGTGTTCCTGCCCGTGCTAGAGGCGCAGCAGGTCAGCCTCGTGTGGTTCGGCGTCTTCGTGGTCAAGATGCTGGAAATCGGGATGATCACGCCGCCAGTGGGCCTCAATGTCTTCGTGATCCGAAACGTCGCGAGCCAATACGCGACCGTAGTGCAGATCTTCAAGGGCGTGATCCCCTTCCTGATCGCCGACATGGCCGTCATCGCCTTGGTGATCGCGGTTCCGGCCATCGTACTGTGGCTTCCCGGATTCCTCTAGGCAGGCCTTCAGGTCCGGAACAGGGGCGGCTTCGGCCGCCCCTTTGCGTTCCAGGTGTCCGGGATCGGCGCAATTCCGACTATTTTGCTCGGTATTCTTGACTTACCCGAGTAATTCGCTCAGTTATCCATCAAACCGACAAAAGGGATGGATATGACTCGTACTTGCCTGACCGCTGCCGCGCTGATCCTTGGCACCGTTCCCGCCTTCGCCGCCGACAAGGCCGCGATCGTGGACACCTATGCCGACATCGCGCATGCCGCCTACTCCGACAGCCTGTCCACCGCCGAAACGCTGAAGAGCGCCATCGACGCGCTGGTCGCCGATCCGTCGCAGGAGACGCTGGACGCGGCGCGAGAGGCCTGGATCGCCGCCCGCGAGCCTTATCAACAGACCGAAGCCTATCGCTTTGGCAACGCGATCGTGGACGACTGGGAAGGCAAGGTGAACGCCTGGCCGCTCGACGAAGGCCTCATCGACTATGTCGACGCCTCCTATGGCGGTCCCACCGACGAAAACGAGCTGGCCGCGCTGAACGTGATCGGCAATCCGCAGGTGACCATCGCCGGGAGCGAGGTCGATGCCACCGAGATCACGCCGGCGCTCATCGCCGACACGCTCAACGAAGCGGACGGTATCGAGACCAACGTTGCCCGTGGCTACCACGCCATCGAGTTCTTGCTCTGGGGTCAGGACCTCAACGGGACCGAACCGGGCGCGGGCGACCGCCCCTACACCGACTTCGCCCAGGGCGACAATTGCACCAATGGCAACTGCGACCGCCGCGCGGATTACCTCGTCGCCGCAACCGACCTTCTGCTGACCGACCTTCAGGAAATGGTCGACGCCTGGGGCGAAGGTGGCGACGCTCGCGCAGAAGTGACCGCGAACCCTAACGCCGGGATCGTCGCCATGCTGACCGGTATGGGCAGCCTTTCCTACGGCGAACAGGCGGGCGAACGCATGCGCCTTGGCCTCATGCTGAACGACCCTGAAGAAGAGCACGATTGTTTCTCGGACAACACCCACCGGTCACATTACAACGACGGGCTGGGCGTTCAGAACGTTTACCTGGGCACCTATACCCGAGTGGACGGCTCGGTCGTCGAAGGGCCGTCGCTCTCCGATCTGGTGGCTGAAACCGATCCGGCGCTGGATGACGAGATGAAGGCCAGGCTCGACACCACCATGGCCGCGCTCACGGCCCTTTCGGACGCTGCCGAAGGCGGTTTCGCCTATGACCAGATGCTCGAAGCCGGCAACGCCGAAGGTGAAGCGCTTGTGATGGCCGGCGTCGACGGCCTGATCGACCAGACCCGGTCCATCGAGCGCATCGTCACGGCGCTCGAGCTCGACTCGATCCAGTTCGAAGGCTCCGACAGCCTCGACAACCCCGACGCCGTTTTCCAGTAAGGACCCCGAAGAGATGATCGTCTGCTCCTGCCAGAACATCACCGACCGCGACATTCATGCCGCCATCGACTGGATGCGGGCGGCAGATTCGGCGACGATCATCACGCCCGGGCGCGTCTATCACGCGCTCGGGAAGTCGGCCGACTGCGGCGGCTGTATGTCCCACTTCGTTGCAACCATGCGAAAAAACGATAACCTCCACGTACCCAGTGAGCTGCGCAACCTGCGCAAGGCAAAGGAGAATAGGCATGAAGGGCAACGATAAGGTTATTGAGTACCTTAACACGGCGCTGCGTCACGAACTGACCGCCGTGAGCCAGTACTGGCTTCACTACCGCCTGCAGGAAGACTGGGGCCTGAAGAACATGGCCGCCAAGAGCCGTGAGGAAAGCATCGAAGAGATGCAGCACGCCGACAAGTTGATCGAGCGTATCATCTTCCTCGAAGGGCACCCCAACCTTCAGAAACTGGACCCGCTCAAGATCGGGGAAACACCGCGCGAAACCCTTGAAGCCGACCTTGCCGCCGAACATTCTGCCGCCAAGCTCTATCGCGAGGCGCGTGGAGTGTGCCAAGAGGCCGGCGACTATGTCAGCATGAAGCTGTTCGAGGAACTCCTCGCCGATGAAGAAGGCCACATTGATTTTCTGGAAACCCAACTCGACCTCTACGACCGTATCGGCGAAGCGAATTATGCCCAGCTTAACGCGGGCAAGATGGACGATAGCGAGTAACCTCGTCGCGCTTTTTCTGGCCAGCTCGGCCTTCGGGTTCGAGCTGACCGACGACCACCTGCAGGCTACGCCCCGCACGGCGGAAGAAATCGCACGGATCGCCGCCGTCACGACCCCGACCGACGATTTTTCCGCACCCGAGGCCTTCGAGGAACGACCGGGCGGCGCAACCACCGTGCGCGCCCGCGCCAATGCTGATGCCTTCAGCCAGCCATCGGCCAACATCGGCTTCGACGGCGAGCTCGAATTCAAGGTCGGCAACGGCCTTTTCCGCAAGATCTGGGTGACGGCCCCCTCCTCCACCATCGCGTCGGACGGTCTGGGACCGCTCTACAACGCCCGCGGCTGCCAGAACTGCCATTTCAAGGACGGCCGCGGCCATGTGCCCGAAGGGCCCGACGACAATGCCGTTTCCATGTTCCTGCGCGTGTCCATTCCCGCCGACACGGCGCTGGAGCTTCAGCAGATCGAGGACTTCATCGGCACCGCGGAAGAACCGACATACGGTGGCCAGATTCAGGATTTCGCCACCTCCGGCCTCGACGCCGAGGCGCGCATGGTCATCCGCTACCGGAACATGCGGGTGAAACTGGATGACGGGACCGTCGTGACCCTGCGCAAGCCCCGTTATTCCCTCAAGGATCTGCGCTACGGCCCGCTGCACAAGGAGGCGATGCTCTCGCCCCGTGTCGCGCCGCAGATGATCGGTCTTGGCCTGCTCGAAGCCATCCCGGCAGAAGACATCCTGGCCCATGCCGACGAGGCGGACGAGGACGGGGACGGCATTTCCGGGCGCCCCAATCTGGTCTGGTCGATCGAGCATGAGAAGGTCATGCTGGGCCGCTTTGGACTGAAGGCCGGCACACCCACGATCCGCCATCAATCCGCCGCTGCCTTTTCCCGCGACATCGGCATCTCCAATTCCCTCTTCCCCGATCCCGGCGGCGACTGCACCGAAGCGCAGGTGGACTGTCACACCGCCGTTCACGGCGACGATGCGGAGCACGGCGGCTTTGAGGTGGATGACGCCGGGCTTGATCTCGTCACCTTCTATTCCCAGCACGTCGCGGTCCCGGCCCGGCGCGGCGTAGAGGATCCCGAGGTCCTGCGCGGCAAGGAGATGTTCTATGGCGCGCGCTGCACCGCCTGCCACGTGCCGAAGTTCGTCACGGCCCGCATGGAGGACCGCGAGTCGCAGTCGTTCCAGCTGATCTGGCCCTATACCGACATGCTGCTTCATGACATGGGCGAAGGGCTCGCCGACCACCGGCCCGAGGCCCGGGCGACCGGCACCGAATGGCGCACCGCGCCTCTGTGGGGCATCGGACTGACCGAGCTTGTGTCGGGTCACGAAAACTATCTGCACGACGGGCGCGCTCGCACGCTTGAGGAAGCGATCCTCTGGCATGGGGGCGAGGCGCAGGCCGCCCGCGACGCCTATGCCGCGATGCCGGCCACGGATCGTGCCGCCCTGATCAAGTTCCTGGAGTCCCTATGATCCGAACGACCCTCGCCGCCTTCCTGATCGCCACTTCCGCGCAAGCGGGGGTGGACGAAGCGCTGGACGAGGTCATCCACCCCGGCCTCGATAACTTCGCGGCCACCGCGCAGGAGTTCGCGGGGGCGGCGCAGGAAAGCTGCCTGCCGGCCAACCTCACGATTCCCTACGACGGCCTGATGCAGTCGTGGATGCGCGTGGGCGACCTTCGCATCGGGCCTTCGGAACACGGCGCCCTTTCCATCGCGTTCTGGCCCGACACGCGCGGGTTCACCGACAAGACGCTCTCGCGCCTCATCGCCGACGAGGACCCGGTGGTTAACGACCCCGCCGCGATGACGGACCTGTCCATCGCCGCCCGCGGGCTGTTCGCGCTCGACATGCTGCTCTTCGACCCGGAATTTTCGGACTATGACACCGGCAGCTACACCTGCCGGCTCGTGACCGCGCTCGCTGAAGATCTGTCGGCTCAGGCCGTCGCGCTTGCCGACGACTGGACATCCTTTGAAGACACGCTGCGCAGCGCTGGTGCCTCCGGAAACGTCACCTATCTGTCCGAAGACGAAGCCACGCGCGCCATCTATACCCAGATCCTGACCTCGCTCGAATTCACCGCCGACACCCGCCTCGGCCGACCCCTTGGCGAAGTCACCAGACCCCGGCCCGCCCGGGCCGAGGCGTGGCGGTCGAACCGCTCACTGCCCAATGTCGTAACCTCGGTGCAAGCTGCCGTCGCCCTGGCCGAGGCGCTGTCCGATGACCCCCTGCCCCAGACTCAGGCGGCGCTCGAGGGTTTTCTCGATGCTGCCTCCAAAGTGACAGACCCCGGCTTTCAGGACATCGACGACCCGTCCGCCCGGCTTCTCCTCGAAATAACCGAACAGCGCGTCGACGCGCTTCGCCAAGCGATCGAGGTCGAGGTCGGCGCACCCATGGGCCTCACCCCGGGTTTCAACTCCTCGGACGGCGATTGAGATGGCAACGCGGCGCGGTTTCCTCGCGGGTTTCCTCGCGGCATCAGCCACGCCTCGTCTCGGCTGGGCCTCGGTCGGCTCTCCATCCTTCCTCGCGGCCGCCGGGCGACCGGACGGGTCCTATTCGCTGCACGGTTTGACCTCGGCCGGATTGGAGACGTTTTCCATCCCGCTTCCGGCCCGTGGGCACGCCGCCTGCGGACACCCGACACGGGCCGAGGCCATCGGGTTTGCCCGGCGACCCGGCACCTTCGCGCTTGTTATCGATTGTCCGACCGGGAACGTGACGCATGAGCTTGCCACACCCAAGGGGCGGCAGTTCAACGGACACGGTGCCTACTCCGCCGACGGTGCGCTCCTTTTCACGTCCGAACAAATGGCCGAAGGGTCCAAAGGGCTTATCGGCGTCTGGGACACCAGGGATTTCGCCCGGATCGACGAGGTGCCCAGCCACGGAATCGGCCCGCACGAGATCCTGCTCATGCCGGACGGCAAGACGCTTGTCATCGCCAACGGCGGGATCGAAACCGACGGCTGGGACCGGGAGAAGCTCAACCTCGACAGGATGCGTCCGAACCTGACCTATCTCGGGACGGACGGACGGCATCTGGAAACGTTGGAGCTAGCGACGGAGCTGCACAAGAACTCGATCCGTCACATCGCCATCCGCAAGGACGGCCTCGTCGCCTTTGCCATGCAGTGGGAAGGCGAGCCGGGCGCAGCGACGCCACTTCTGGGCCTTCATCGGCGGGGCGAAACACCTCTGCTTGCCGAGGCTCCTCTCGCCGACGAACTGCTCATGCAGGGCTATGCGGGATCCATCGCCTTTGCGGGCAGTGGCGCGGAAGTCGCGATCACCTCACCCAAAGGCGGGCGTGTTCATCGGTTCTCGGTAGACGGCAGTTTCCTCGGCGCGGTCAGCCGCGCAGAAGTCTGCGGGCTCGCCCCGCTGGAAGAGGGCTTTCTCGCCACCGATGGACTGGGCGGCATGATCGCCCTCGGCCCCGACGGCCCCACCTTTCTCGGACGGTCCGATGTCGCCTGGGACAACCATCTGGTGTCCCTGGCCTGATCATCCGACCGCTGTCCTCAAATTAGTCTTCTGAAATCAGGATACGGGAACCGCAATATCCGAAGCTGTGGTAGACTTGGGTGGGACTCAGGACTCACCCGGTAACGCATCGGGCTCACCGCGGCTAGTTCTGTTGTTTCCATGAGATAGTTACCGATGGCCGTCTTGGGTTGACTGGCAGCAATCCACGTGGTCCGACCCTGCCATAGCAAATCCGCTTCTCTCTCCAAAGGGGGTAACGACAATGCTGAAGTCTATTCTCACCACCGCCCTGATTACTCTGGCTATGCCTGGAACGAGTGTTGCTGATGAAACGATGGACGCGCGGAACACGCCAATATCTTCGCTGGATTTCAAGGTGATGCAATCGAAGGACATCGCAAGATTGGCCGGTGATCTTACCGCATTCGCCAAGGGCGAACGGCGTGCCGCCCAAGATCTGGCTATGGAGACAATCACTCACGAACAGCGCTTTGGCGCGCCAGACCCAAAGGTACGGTTCGTTATTCTGGCCGACCTCCTCTGCGAGCATTGCACAACGCTCATGCGTACGTTGGTGACGCAATCCTCGGCCTTTGACGAATCTGGCATCCAGATCGTCCTGAGAGGCATTCCTGCTACCGAATGGGGTACGTTGCCGTTGAACGGTCTCCTCTACTGCCTCGCCGACGGTGATGGCACCCGTTACGCGCAGCTTTTCACCCATATCGGCGACAACATTGCTGATCTCGCAATTGGCGACAATCTGGCCCAGTTCTTTACGATGGCGGGGTTTTCCAGAGATCACTTGGAAAACTGTGCGGGTCACATCGGCTGGTATCAGAAGGCCGTTTCGGACATAGACAACTTCATCGCGGGTTGCGAGGCACTCGGCTGCAACCGCGTTTCTTCAGACGCCGCCTCCCTGCAAGTGCCTGTCATTATCCGCGACGACTCGCCAAGAGGCGTTGGCCCGATCCGTTTCTCCGCGGTCGGAATCGGTGCTGCCAGTTTCGATCAGCTGCTCGAGGAGTGGATGTCGAAACAGTAATGCGAGGTTCGCGCTCACATAACTGCGGCACCCCTCGGAGAGGTTTCCTGGCCGCAGAAACACTTGATTGACCCCGAAGTGGTGCCGGTGAAGGGACT comes from Maritimibacter sp. DP1N21-5 and encodes:
- a CDS encoding amidohydrolase family protein produces the protein MPLNVDDLIAIDIHTHAEEPCNHSRDDGYNEFQQGMAKYFGNPAGAEGMLPTVQQTAEYFRERKIGAVIFPVDAERETGFHRYSNEEVAELCAANDDILIPFASIDPWKGKMAAREARRLIRDFGVRGFKFHPTMQGFWPNDRMAYPFYEVLEEEGAITLFHTGQTGVGSGMPGGMGMRLKYSHPMSIDDVAVDFPDLKIIMAHPSFPWQEEALAVAQHKPNVYIDLSGWSPKYFPEILVKYANSMLKKKMLFGSDWPAITPDRWLADFEKAPFKDEVRPLILKENAKRLLNL
- a CDS encoding MarR family winged helix-turn-helix transcriptional regulator, with protein sequence MKPEAIIEQADDETVELGDITKSPGFLLRIAQVKAFESFFEQVSGLGIKPGEFTVLWVISLNPGLKQGTIARTLHIKPAHMTKLVSRLAAEKLLERTTDATDRRAVRLALTDKGEDFVARNRSKFLDTDLAQRVALTAEEAETLNALLRKFTGLD
- a CDS encoding TRAP transporter large permease — translated: MSIEIGFYAVGILALLLVLRVPVALALIMVSFGGIWAMIGIRPALGILENTPYSFVASWTMSAVPMFLLMGFVAYHTGLTAGLFDAAKVFLARLPGGLAISSIFACSGFAALSGSSIATAAAMGRIAIPEMIRAGYNPSIATGSIAAGGTIGALIPPSILMIIYGIIAETSVTQVFMGGISIGIATAIAYSLVVLIISVTRPDIIPPRVKVDPGQGAKVFIQLLPVLFLILVVFGGLFSGLFTATEAGAIGALGTFIVAGLTGKLTRVAISRSLIETVTTTGSLLIIGIGATMFTRFLGLSGLQSFIANTVAGADIGYVQLMIIIVLIYLVLGMFMEPFGAMLVTLPVFLPVLEAQQVSLVWFGVFVVKMLEIGMITPPVGLNVFVIRNVASQYATVVQIFKGVIPFLIADMAVIALVIAVPAIVLWLPGFL
- the dctP gene encoding TRAP transporter substrate-binding protein DctP; translated protein: MKLWKVTGAATAVALTMAGAAVAQSFIAAPAAPPVHPAAYMYDKFVGFLDEESGGTMSANVVGPEVVSLPQMKDALQTGLASVGNSLPLYFAADFPQTGVAGDLALAGRNPHAMGWAMTEFVVNCAPCQEEYKAFGGVFLGSGSSDPYVLMTTKPVTTIDDLKGLRLRSGGAPYSRWAENFGATPVNLPVGETFEAMSQGTIDGSMASIADMLSYRLVDVAKHVLRVPLGTYHVTSNFTVAADAWADMTTEQRVQFAKAANRGDPQLTDRWAVQMPNEANEAVAAAGIDDQEPSAEFLAASEEFAAADVQSRVDSNPLAADFAALVTKWEGIVDEVGTDPEALAARAWDEIWSKVDFETYGM
- a CDS encoding feruloyl-CoA synthase — translated: MTNANLRPVALWKADVHWDEREDGSMLVWQNDPLAPHPEKISDRIDHWASVDPDRVWMASREVGETEWHRVTYGEMREKVRSIGQFLLDLGLSVDRPLVILSENSIEHALMALSAQYVGIASAAIAPAYSLISEGYGKLKGVRDQITPGAVYVDDAEPFLPALSAVFPENTVIAAKNWELTFASVVRTPVTDAVDHANAQVTPDHVAKFMFTSGTTGNPKAVIQTHGMLATNMEQVTDCYAFARDEPPIILDWAPWNHVAAGNLIFNFAIWNGGTLHLDAGRPTKAMIGETIRNLREVQTNWYWNVPAGFEMIMAEMEKDPDFGKTFFEKMKIMYYAGAAMGQHTWDELKEASVRATGEEILLATGLGATETAPFALFQTEPQANPGNIGVPAKGIVLKLVPNEGKLEARVKGPNVTPGYWRDDKLTEEAFDEEGFYKLGDALRFAVPGDPSKGFFFDGRVAENFKLGTGTWVSVGALRAKLTDALGGIARDVVLAGEGHDSLGALLVPFRPAMERIVPGGHDMSDADLFAHPALRKAISERLAGYNAHATGSSMRIPAVMFLEEPLDMDKGEVTDKGSVNQRAVLRERPELVEALFTDDARVIR
- a CDS encoding TRAP transporter small permease → MTSLIVFVQRIARIMGYIGALAVIAMMLHISLDVLLRNLFRYSMNTVPEIVARYYMTAVAFLPLGWLEFRRQMISVEVIEFALTPRLRRFSDASVMAIAAVIYGYLAYTNWDKALSETRVGTLVEIATYKMPVWHSFYFAPVGFTLATIVSVLMALGYLFNTTATQIQEAENEH
- a CDS encoding crotonase/enoyl-CoA hydratase family protein — encoded protein: MELTYLTYEVRGDVAILGLNRPEKRNAISDAFVEELATLVRRAEGEAKAAVIHGHGPHFCAGLDLAEHVKKTPFEGVHGSRRWHEVFGWIQKGKLPWFAALHGAVVGGGLELASSVHVRVADSTAFFALPEGQRGIFVGGGASVRSARLMGLARMTDMMLTGRSVDVDTAERWNLVQYVVKEGQALEKAVALAAHAATNAEISNYAIINALPRIQDMGSDDGLFVESFIASFTATSPEAEERLKAFLTKKAGKVTNPNA